A genomic region of Melopsittacus undulatus isolate bMelUnd1 chromosome 5, bMelUnd1.mat.Z, whole genome shotgun sequence contains the following coding sequences:
- the MGAT3 gene encoding beta-1,4-mannosyl-glycoprotein 4-beta-N-acetylglucosaminyltransferase produces the protein MKMSRHKLFLTLCMAGLCLISFLHFLKALSYVTFPRELASLSPNLVSSFFWNNAPVTPQVSPEPGGAELLRTPLYSHSPLLQPLPPSRASEELHKAKFVLPEDTTEYFVRTKAGGICFKPGTKVLEKPPVGGRLEERVDGAASGRPARKPLSATGTKRRKWVECVCLPGWHGPSCGVPTVVQYSNLPTKDRLVPREVPRRVINAINVNHEFDLLDVRFHELGDVVDAFVVCESNFTAYGEPRPLKFREMLLNGSFDYIRHKVLYVFLDHFPPGGRQDGWIADDYLRTFLTRDGISRLHNLRPDDVFIIDDADEIPARDGVLFLKLYDGWTEPFAFHMRKSLYGFFWKQPGTLEVVSGCTMGMLQAVYANDGIRLRRREYYTMPGFRQYENSTGHILVQWSLGSPLHFAGWHCSWCFTPEGIYFKLVSAQNGDFPRWGDYEDKRDLNYIRELIRTGGWFDGTTQEYPPADPKEQMYAPKYLLKNYQRFRYLLENPYRKVEGAG, from the coding sequence ATGAAGATGAGTCGCCATAAGCTCTTTCTGACTCTCTGCATGGCTGGTCTCTGCCTCATCTCCTTCTTGCACTTCCTCAAGGCCCTTTCCTATGTCACCTTCCCCCGGGAACTGGCTTCGCTTAGTCCCAACCTTGTCTCCAGCTTCTTCTGGAACAATGCCCCTGTCACACCTCAGGTCAGCCCTGAGCCAGGGGGCGCAGAGTTGCTCCGCACACCCCTGTACTCGCACTCCCCgttgctccagcccctgccacccAGCAGAGCCAGCGAAGAGCTGCACAAAGCCAAGTTTGTGCTGCCAGAAGACACAACAGAGTATTTCGTCCGTACCAAAGCTGGTGGCATTTGCTTTAAACCAGGCACCAAGGTGCTGGAGAAGCCACCCGTGGGAGGGCGGCTGGAGGAGCGAGTGGATGGTGCGGCATCGGGGCGGCCAGCTCGCAAGCCGCTGAGCGCCACTGGGACCAAGCGGCGCAAGTGGGTAGAGTGTGTGTGCCTGCCTGGCTGGCATGGCCCCAGCTGCGGGGTCCCCACCGTGGTTCAGTACTCTAACCTGCCCACCAAGGACCGCCTTGTGCCACGGGAGGTCCCCCGGCGCGTCATCAATGCTATCAATGTCAACCATGAGTTTGACCTGCTGGATGTCCGCTTCCATGAGCTGGGAGATGTGGTGGATGCCTTTGTGGTGTGCGAGTCGAACTTCACAGCCTATGGAGAGCCGCGACCCCTCAAGTTCCGTGAGATGCTCCTCAACGGCTCCTTTGACTACATCCGCCACAAAGTGCTCTACGTCTTCCTGGACCACTTCCCACCTGGAGGCCGCCAGGATGGCTGGATTGCCGATGATTACCTGCGCACCTTTCTCACCCGGGACGGCATCTCGCGCCTCCACAACCTGCGCCCGGATGATGTCTTCATCATCGATGATGCTGATGAGATCCCAGCCCGTGATGGCGTGCTCTTCCTCAAGCTCTATGACGGCTGGACAGAGCCCTTTGCCTTTCACATGCGCAAGTCACTCTACGGCTTCTTCTGGAAGCAACCAGGTACCTTGGAGGTGGTCTCAGGCTGCACCATGGGGATGCTCCAGGCTGTCTATGCTAACGACGGGATCCGTCTGCGGCGCCGCGAGTACTACACCATGCCTGGCTTTCGGCAGTACGAGAACAGCACAGGACACATCCTGGTGCAGTGGTCACTGGGCAGCCCTCTCCACTTTGCTGGCTGGCACTGCTCCTGGTGTTTCACCCCAGAGGGGATCTACTTCAAACTGGTGTCGGCCCAGAATGGGGACTTCCCCCGCTGGGGTGACTACGAGGATAAACGAGACCTCAATTATATCCGGGAGCTGATCCGAACTGGTGGCTGGTTTGATGGTACTACACAGGAGTATCCTCCTGCTGATCCCAAGGAGCAGATGTATGCTCCCAAGTACCTGCTCAAGAACTACCAGCGGTTCCGCTACTTGTTGGAGAACCCCTACCGAAAAGTGGAGGGTGCTGGGTGA